The following are encoded together in the Chanodichthys erythropterus isolate Z2021 chromosome 16, ASM2448905v1, whole genome shotgun sequence genome:
- the ttc19 gene encoding tetratricopeptide repeat protein 19, mitochondrial: MALRSYCRQLARLKHCVNDCTRNVSGSSLSFVRIKSLRESAGVFEQSSRCVSRWHRRSWHLGVSSQCTGGKRHSDTAGFSRWTLAWGVMAFSLFGSSDERTEEQKLEDELILLLKKAKYSMMTGELDAANVLLHKAVRLAHQMHNNDAIIYTYSMMANLAFVQGQLDNAEKLFKAAMSFMLSGGTPQDDNAVIEMSLKLASIYATQNKNELAEHGFQFCTESLEAKIEKQKDLPSESLSDEERKDTRLLLGLSLDARARYLAANHRFTGACKDYRHALQICQEEQGESHPQTLVLLSDLATVLDLQGKHDEALTYVKKAVELGQAAGHPDQHVLLGNMAGILMHKGEFEESGKLYKEALALAHAAGDGEAVEQLQEGLKELASRRDGQTESKADEQEPKE; encoded by the exons ATGGCGCTGCGCTCTTACTGTCGACAGCTGGCTCGTTTGAAGCACTGTGTAAATGACTGTACGAGAAATGTATCCGGTTCCAGCTTATCTTTTGTAAGAATCAAGTCGCTGCGTGAGTCGGCCGGTGTGTTTGAGCAGTCGAGCCGCTGTGTGAGCCGCTGGCACAGAAGGTCATGGCATCTGGGCGTCAGTTCTCAATGCACCGGTGGGAAGCGTCACTCGGACACGGCAGGGTTCAGCAGGTGGACTCTTGCATGGGGTGTCATGG CCTTTTCGCTTTTTGGAAGCTCTGATGAGAGGACTGAGGAACAAAAACTTGAGGATGAACTTATTCTGCTCTTGAAGAAAGCCAAG TACAGCATGATGACTGGGGAACTGGACGCTGCCAATGTCCTCTTACACAAAGCTGTCAGACTGGCACATCAGATGCACAATAATGATgcaattatatatacatacagcaTG ATGGCGAATCTTGCCTTTGTCCAAGGTCAGCTGGATAAT GCTGAGAAGCTGTTTAAAGCAGCCATGAGCTTCATGCTGTCAGGGGGAACACCACAG GATGACAACGCAGTGATTGAGATGTCCCTGAAGCTGGCCAGCATATATGCCACTCAAAACAA GAACGAGTTGGCGGAGCATGGCTTCCAGTTCTGCACAGAGTCTTTAGAGGCCAAGATTGAGAAACAGAAGGACCTTCCTTCAGAAAGCCTGTCAG ACGAGGAACGCAAAGACACCAGGCTGCTGCTCGGACTCAGTCTGGATGCGAGGGCACGTTATTTGGCAGCTAATCATCGTTTCACAGGCGCTTGCAAGGATTACCGGCACGCGCTGCAGATCTGCCAAGAGGAGCAGGGAGAATCCCACCCACAG ACCCTGGTTCTGTTGAGTGATCTGGCGACCGTGTTGGACCTGCAGGGGAAGCATGATGAGGCATTGACTTATGTGAAGAAGGCCGTTGAGCTCGGACAGGCAGCGGGTCACCCTGATCAACATGTGCTGCTTGGGAATATGGCAGGAATTCTGATGCACAAAG GGGAGTTTGAGGAGTCTGGTAAGCTGTATAAGGAAGCCCTGGCTCTGGCACATGCAGCAGGAGATGGAGAGGCTGTTGAGCAGCTTCAGGAGGGGCTGAAAGAGCTGGCCAGCAGGAGAGACGGGCAAACGGAGAGCAAAGCTGATGAACAGGAGCCCAAGGAATGA